In one window of Frigoriglobus tundricola DNA:
- a CDS encoding cupin domain-containing protein, whose translation MSRFFPAPAECGRHTIFGTTSIRTFAGDHIQLSLVDVPAGGVIDWHSHPNEQTGMVTAGRLTFFIGDEERTLGPGDFYFIPGGVRHRVVAADGPAQALDVFYPIRDEYR comes from the coding sequence ATGTCGCGATTCTTCCCGGCCCCGGCCGAGTGCGGCCGCCACACCATCTTCGGCACCACGTCGATCCGCACCTTCGCGGGTGATCACATCCAGCTCTCGCTCGTCGATGTGCCCGCGGGCGGCGTGATCGACTGGCACAGCCACCCGAACGAACAGACCGGCATGGTCACGGCCGGCAGGTTGACGTTTTTCATCGGCGACGAGGAGCGGACGCTCGGCCCGGGCGACTTCTACTTCATCCCCGGCGGCGTGCGTCACCGGGTCGTTGCCGCGGACGGCCCGGCCCAGGCGCTCGACGTGTTCTACCCCATCCGCGACGAGTACCGCTAA
- a CDS encoding endonuclease/exonuclease/phosphatase family protein has protein sequence MPPWNPFEPPPPESAWRARVRRAVAIGGWAWLAAAIGVWAVLRFGDEWEPATVVMFGPLWLLVLPPVALLVLAAFVNRRALRTLVPALIFTAGPVTDLCVPWRPVVADAPAGLRLRVMTCNMHYSKVPSGPLDVLTDETGPDVVALQEWREGLESAALSERGWHTHRVPGLFLASRYPIRRFDHLGAQSTSERGSVGRYELDTPAGVVTVISLHLASPREGLGEAAKGHGELTAVAENSELRWVQSRRVAEAAARTVGPLVLVGDFNTPPHSAIFREVWDGYRSAFSDAGWGWGYTFWARISAVRIDHILLGGGGQATRCWIGPNIGSPHRPVLADVAWPAGGSR, from the coding sequence ATGCCCCCCTGGAATCCGTTTGAGCCGCCCCCGCCCGAATCGGCCTGGCGCGCGCGAGTCCGCCGGGCCGTTGCGATCGGGGGGTGGGCGTGGTTAGCAGCGGCGATCGGTGTGTGGGCGGTTCTGCGGTTCGGCGACGAGTGGGAACCGGCCACCGTCGTGATGTTCGGGCCGCTCTGGCTCCTGGTCCTGCCCCCCGTCGCCCTCCTCGTGTTGGCCGCGTTCGTTAACCGCCGGGCGCTGCGCACGCTCGTCCCGGCCCTGATCTTCACCGCCGGGCCGGTTACCGATCTGTGCGTGCCGTGGCGGCCGGTGGTCGCGGACGCGCCCGCCGGGCTGCGGCTCCGCGTGATGACGTGCAACATGCACTACTCCAAGGTCCCCTCCGGCCCACTGGATGTGTTGACGGACGAAACCGGCCCCGACGTGGTGGCCCTCCAGGAGTGGCGAGAGGGGCTCGAATCGGCCGCACTCTCCGAACGCGGGTGGCACACGCACCGCGTGCCCGGTCTGTTCCTGGCGAGTCGCTATCCGATCCGCCGGTTCGACCACCTCGGCGCCCAATCGACCAGCGAGCGGGGGTCCGTGGGCCGGTACGAACTGGACACCCCGGCGGGAGTGGTCACTGTGATCAGCCTGCACCTGGCGAGCCCGCGAGAGGGCCTCGGTGAGGCGGCAAAGGGTCACGGGGAGTTGACCGCCGTGGCCGAGAACAGCGAGCTGCGGTGGGTGCAGTCGCGTCGGGTGGCCGAAGCGGCCGCCCGAACGGTCGGACCGCTCGTTTTAGTCGGGGACTTCAACACGCCGCCGCACAGTGCCATCTTCCGGGAGGTGTGGGACGGGTACCGCAGCGCCTTTTCCGACGCCGGGTGGGGCTGGGGGTACACATTCTGGGCGCGCATCTCGGCGGTGCGCATCGATCACATTCTGTTGGGCGGCGGGGGGCAAGCGACGCGCTGTTGGATCGGGCCGAACATCGGCTCGCCGCACCGGCCCGTTCTGGCGGACGTGGCCTGGCCGGCCGGGGGTTCGCGATAG
- a CDS encoding nucleotidyltransferase family protein, translated as MEIVVPYELRLNANPRWALLEGSMHFEKESKVHDSLRRITKRLDDLGVPYALVGGMALFLHGYRRFTDDVDILVTKESLALIHEKLEGSGYLPPFEGSRHLRDTVNGVKIEFLVTGGYPGDGKEKPVSFPDPSAVFTVIDGIKVLNLPTLVQLKLASGTAPGRLKDLGDVQELTRVMKLSEEFAEQLDESVRDQYRKLWQELQALPPDE; from the coding sequence ATGGAAATAGTCGTCCCCTACGAGCTGCGACTGAACGCGAACCCGCGCTGGGCCTTGCTGGAGGGCAGCATGCACTTCGAGAAGGAAAGCAAGGTTCACGATTCGTTGCGCCGCATCACCAAACGACTAGACGATCTGGGCGTGCCTTACGCGCTCGTGGGCGGTATGGCGTTGTTCCTTCACGGCTACCGGCGGTTCACGGATGATGTCGATATCCTCGTCACGAAGGAGAGCCTGGCACTTATTCACGAGAAGCTTGAGGGCAGCGGCTACTTACCACCTTTTGAGGGGAGCAGGCACCTCCGCGACACTGTTAATGGCGTCAAGATCGAGTTCCTCGTGACGGGCGGCTATCCGGGCGACGGGAAAGAGAAGCCAGTTTCGTTTCCCGACCCGTCAGCCGTGTTCACGGTGATCGACGGCATTAAGGTGCTGAACCTGCCCACGCTCGTTCAGCTCAAACTCGCGTCCGGAACGGCGCCGGGGCGGCTGAAAGATTTGGGCGACGTACAGGAACTGACTCGGGTGATGAAATTGAGCGAGGAATTTGCCGAACAACTCGATGAGTCTGTGAGGGATCAATACCGAAAATTGTGGCAAGAACTTCAGGCACTTCCTCCTGACGAGTAG
- a CDS encoding magnesium chelatase, which yields MTAQRPGTLKELRDAGWKSKSVKHELRDNYLAALKSGGALFPGIVGYDDTVIPEISIAVLAGHDMLFLGEKGQAKSRLMRSLVRFLDEYVPYLDLPGSPIHEDPFNPITRAAKEYVRNTPEDQVRVAWWHRDERYAERLAPGTKFADVIGELDPAKLASGTSMAAEDALHFGLIPRMHRAIFAMNEIPELDELIQVGLFNILEERDVQIRGYPIQFDLDVLILFSANPATFNRSGKVIPQLKDRIGSLIQTHYPRERALGIEIMEQEARPDTGGPYPVFVPYFMKEIVEQISVSARKSKYVDQASGVSARFSIANYRTMVASAQHRGVRLGESPAVPRVSDLGHLPTSALGKLELDLMGSHQMGEKQVLEAIIADAIRTVFEEYVDKHGLDEIADVFSKGVKIEVGDMLPSAEYAKRLKRVPKAWEKAFEVNAADSDAVRASCVEFVLAGLYAGDRISRATRHGRMTYET from the coding sequence ATGACGGCACAACGGCCCGGCACACTCAAAGAACTTCGCGACGCGGGCTGGAAATCGAAGTCCGTCAAACACGAGTTGCGCGACAACTACCTCGCGGCCCTCAAGAGCGGGGGCGCGCTGTTCCCCGGCATCGTCGGCTACGATGACACCGTGATCCCCGAAATCAGCATCGCGGTGCTGGCCGGGCACGACATGCTGTTCCTGGGCGAGAAGGGGCAGGCCAAGAGCCGCCTCATGCGGTCGCTCGTGCGGTTCCTCGACGAGTACGTCCCGTACCTCGACCTGCCCGGTTCCCCGATCCACGAAGACCCCTTCAACCCGATCACGCGGGCCGCGAAGGAGTACGTCCGCAACACGCCGGAGGACCAGGTCCGCGTCGCGTGGTGGCACCGCGACGAGCGGTACGCCGAGCGGCTCGCCCCGGGCACCAAGTTCGCCGACGTGATCGGCGAACTCGACCCGGCCAAGCTCGCCTCGGGCACGAGCATGGCGGCCGAGGACGCGCTGCACTTCGGCCTCATCCCGCGCATGCACCGCGCCATCTTCGCGATGAACGAGATCCCCGAACTGGACGAACTCATCCAGGTCGGGCTGTTCAACATCCTCGAAGAGCGTGACGTGCAGATCCGCGGGTACCCGATCCAGTTCGACCTCGACGTGCTCATCCTCTTCAGCGCGAACCCGGCGACGTTCAACCGGTCGGGCAAGGTCATCCCGCAACTGAAGGACCGGATCGGCTCGCTGATCCAGACGCACTACCCGCGGGAGCGGGCGCTCGGGATCGAGATCATGGAGCAGGAGGCGCGGCCCGACACGGGCGGCCCGTACCCGGTGTTCGTGCCCTACTTCATGAAGGAGATCGTCGAGCAGATCAGCGTGAGCGCCCGGAAGAGTAAGTACGTGGACCAGGCGAGCGGGGTGAGCGCGCGGTTCAGCATCGCGAACTACCGCACGATGGTGGCCAGCGCGCAGCACCGCGGCGTGCGCCTCGGCGAGTCGCCCGCGGTGCCGCGGGTCTCGGACCTGGGCCACCTGCCCACGTCGGCGCTCGGCAAGCTTGAACTCGACCTGATGGGCTCGCACCAGATGGGCGAGAAGCAGGTGCTGGAAGCGATCATCGCCGACGCCATCCGGACCGTGTTCGAGGAGTACGTGGACAAGCACGGGCTGGACGAGATCGCGGACGTGTTCTCGAAGGGCGTGAAGATCGAGGTCGGCGACATGCTCCCGAGCGCCGAGTACGCGAAGCGGCTGAAGCGGGTGCCGAAGGCGTGGGAGAAGGCGTTCGAGGTGAACGCGGCCGACAGCGACGCGGTCCGGGCGAGCTGCGTGGAGTTCGTGCTGGCCGGGCTGTACGCCGGCGACCGCATCAGCCGCGCCACCCGCCACGGCCGCATGACCTACGAGACGTGA
- a CDS encoding TIGR02996 domain-containing protein, translating to MPRRPWSLPADAPYPPGWEPFLAAIKAEMFDDTPRLVFADWLQENGDEDRAEFIRLQCRRHPLPFDDPAARELDSRIEALLKANMARWLSGFPSWFRQEHAGSFTRGFVTHCAPSGARFLKDGAAITRLTPIDALNLRRVTAGALRAPALAEVGGLFLAIVDSARVEALAGHPNLGALRYLFLSNGIRNDLSYRQTVHLGRAAVRALVANPSLGGLQQFELNGTKHGDAVTFGIAAGAFARLEGLALYHSNLSPDGLKALVTSAAAPSLSDLCLAGNHFSDAGVRHLVESRALRRLECLNFVGCGLTAESARLLADWPGLRTVRWLELSENGLSEADADLIRGSPHTVALTYLGVGR from the coding sequence GTGCCCCGTCGCCCGTGGAGTTTGCCCGCCGACGCTCCGTACCCGCCGGGGTGGGAACCGTTCCTGGCCGCAATCAAGGCGGAAATGTTCGACGACACGCCGCGCCTCGTCTTCGCGGACTGGCTCCAAGAGAACGGCGACGAGGACCGGGCCGAGTTCATCCGCTTGCAGTGCCGTCGCCACCCGCTGCCGTTCGACGACCCGGCGGCCAGGGAACTCGACTCGCGGATCGAAGCGCTACTGAAAGCCAATATGGCGCGTTGGCTCTCGGGCTTCCCGAGCTGGTTCCGGCAGGAACACGCCGGCAGCTTCACCCGCGGGTTCGTCACCCACTGTGCTCCGTCCGGCGCTCGATTCCTCAAGGACGGCGCGGCCATCACCCGGCTCACACCGATTGACGCCTTGAACCTCCGCCGGGTCACTGCGGGTGCGTTACGCGCTCCTGCCCTGGCGGAAGTCGGCGGGCTCTTCCTCGCGATCGTTGATTCGGCCCGCGTCGAAGCGCTGGCGGGCCACCCGAACCTGGGCGCCCTCCGCTACCTATTCTTGAGTAACGGTATTCGCAACGACCTGAGCTACCGTCAGACCGTCCACCTCGGCCGCGCCGCCGTCCGCGCACTCGTTGCCAACCCGTCTCTGGGCGGCCTACAACAGTTCGAACTTAACGGCACAAAGCACGGGGACGCGGTGACCTTCGGAATCGCAGCGGGTGCATTTGCGCGCCTCGAAGGCCTCGCCCTCTATCATTCGAATCTGTCCCCCGACGGGCTCAAGGCTCTGGTCACCTCTGCGGCCGCGCCATCGCTGAGCGATTTGTGCCTCGCTGGGAATCACTTCAGCGATGCGGGCGTCCGGCACCTGGTCGAATCTCGCGCGCTCAGGCGGCTCGAATGCCTCAATTTTGTCGGCTGCGGACTGACCGCAGAGTCCGCCCGGCTACTCGCGGACTGGCCCGGCTTGCGCACGGTGCGTTGGCTTGAACTCAGTGAGAACGGTCTTTCGGAAGCGGACGCCGACCTCATCCGGGGCAGCCCACACACAGTCGCGTTGACATACCTCGGTGTTGGTCGCTGA